GCCGATGGTAATCGTCGTATCCATTACGGGCATCGCTTCGTTTACAATTCCTCGTTTTAACGGGGCCATCGCGATTCGGATGCTGCGCTTCCCCATTCTGTTTGCGGCATCGCTGTTCGGATTGTACGGCATTATGCTGGCGATGCTGTTCATTATCGGCCATTTGGCCAACCTGCGATCATTCGGTGTGCCATATTTATCGCCGATCGGGCCGCTCGCCGCCGCCGATTTGCAGGATACTTACGTGCGGGCGCCCTGGTGGGCCATGTCGGCCAGGCCGGCCTATCTCGGCGTGCAGGACGCAGAACGGATCGGGCGGGACTCCGCTCAGGAAATTTTCAAGTACCACGGGCAGAAAGGAATCGCGAGCAATCCTCCGGAAAATCAGCCGGAAAACGGCTCCCCGGGCGGTGGTCAAAGCCAAGGTAGCCAAACATCCGGAGCAGCGGCGCAGCCGGAGGACAAACGAAATCCCGGCGGAAAGGAAGATCCGTCATGAACCTCCTCGGCAAAGCCCGTTCCTTGGCCTTGGCCGCCGTATGTTTAACGGTACTTCCCGGCTGCTGGGACCGTACGGAAACGAACGACCTGGCGTTTGTGCTCAGTTCCTCGGTCGATAAGGAAAAGGACGGCACGTACCGCTTCGCCATGATGTTTCCGCTGCCCGGACAGCTCGGCGGAGCCAAAGGAGGCGGCGGCGGAACGAGCGGCGATAAAAGCTACTATACCGATTCCGATGTCGGGTCTACCGTGCGCGAAGCGCAAGCCAAGGTGCAAAAAAGACTGGCCCGCCGGGCTTTTTTTGCCCACCGCCGCACGCTGCTTATCGGCGAAGATGCGGCTAAAGACGGAATCGGCGAGCTGTTCGACGCGATTACCCGCACGACGGAAAACCGGTTGACCTCTTATATGGTCATCTGCAAAGGAAAAGGCTACGACATGCTGAAGGCGAATCCGAAGTTCGAGCGTTTCCCGGCCGAGGCTTTCCGCGAGCTGGCCAAGTCCAAAGATCATCTCAATCTGGACATGAAAGATGTCGGCATGGCTCTCGCCTCGGCAGGCGGAGACCCGGTCATTCCGTACATGGGCATCAAAGAGTCGGAAAAAAGCGAAAAGCCGTCCAAAGAGGTACAGTTTCTCGGCTATGCGATTTTTAAGAACGACAAGCTGGTGGAGACGATGGGAAACGATGCCGCCGAAGGGCTGCAATGGCTGCTTCGAAGCAAGGCGGGTTACACGGTGACGATCCCGGTCGAGAATACCCGTATCATGACGCTAAAGCTGTTTGAAGGAAATACGGAGATTCGCCCTTCCCTGAAAAACGGAAGTCCCCATTTTGCCGTCAAGGTGCAGGCGAAGGCGAAGCTGCTGGAAAGCAAGTCGTTTTACGACTTAAGCCGGATCGACAACGTCCGAAAAGTCGAAGCCG
The window above is part of the Paenibacillus hamazuiensis genome. Proteins encoded here:
- a CDS encoding Ger(x)C family spore germination protein — its product is MNLLGKARSLALAAVCLTVLPGCWDRTETNDLAFVLSSSVDKEKDGTYRFAMMFPLPGQLGGAKGGGGGTSGDKSYYTDSDVGSTVREAQAKVQKRLARRAFFAHRRTLLIGEDAAKDGIGELFDAITRTTENRLTSYMVICKGKGYDMLKANPKFERFPAEAFRELAKSKDHLNLDMKDVGMALASAGGDPVIPYMGIKESEKSEKPSKEVQFLGYAIFKNDKLVETMGNDAAEGLQWLLRSKAGYTVTIPVENTRIMTLKLFEGNTEIRPSLKNGSPHFAVKVQAKAKLLESKSFYDLSRIDNVRKVEAAVSSYIKKSIQNAAQIMQRTGTDPAQLGTVFYRKYPAVFQQQFAGKWHDAIKEATFDIEVTSYLSDNGLIYENLSKAGKGE